Proteins from one Coturnix japonica isolate 7356 chromosome 5, Coturnix japonica 2.1, whole genome shotgun sequence genomic window:
- the ALKBH1 gene encoding nucleic acid dioxygenase ALKBH1 isoform X1, whose amino-acid sequence MAAGAAAAALGREGGEDAFRRLFRFYRQRDAKDLRGVLDFSAPGGQVFRSQLSISSVSDQDARRAGLQPVSRWKAYGLSGYPGFIFIQNPFLPGCQRHWVKQCLKLYTQKPNVCNLDLHMAPEKTADLWGQSKEKLRRKGSSKCEPRSLLEKLRWVTLGYHYNWDTKKYSANHHTPFPSDLAFLSEQVAAACGFRGFQAQAGILNYYHFDSSLGIHVDESELDHSRPLLSFSFGQSSIFLLGGLKREEAPTAMFMHSGDIMVMSGFSRLLYHAVPRVLPNPEGTALPSCLDQALSSDLPVGSVIEQSSDEDWQVCAKYLQSSRINMTIRQVLAEGQKFPEESGTESRTPSEDSHHQENSRAKRHKPDFDS is encoded by the exons ATGGCGGCGGGGGCGGCAGCGGCGGCGCTGGGCCGGGAGGGCGGGGAGGACGCGTTCAGGCGGCTGTTCCGCTTCTACCGGCAGCGCGACGCCAAGGACCTGCGGGGGGTGCTGGACTTCTCCGCGCCGGGGGGGCAG GTGTTCAGATCACAgctcagcatttcttcagtcAGTGACCAAGATGCCCgcagggcagggctgcagccagtgAGCCGGTGGAAAGCCTATGGCCTCAGTGGGTACCCAG GGTTTATTTTCATACAAAACCCTTTCCTTCCGGGCTGCCAGCGTCACTGGGTGAAACAGTGTCTCAAGCTTTACACCCAGAAACCCAATGTCTGCAACTTGGACCTGCACATGGCTCCTGAGAAGACTGCTGATCTGTGGGggcaaagcaaggaaaagctgAG aaggaaaggttCCAGTAAATGTGAGCCCAGAAGCTTACTGGAGAAGCTGCGCTGGGTGACCCTGGGTTACCATTACAATTGGGATACCAAG AAATACTCAGCAAATCACCACACTCCTTTCCCCTCAGACCTTGCATTCTTGTCAGAACAAGTGGCTGCAGCCTGTGGATTCCGGGGTTTCCAAGCCCAAGCAGGGATCTTGAACTATTATCACTTTGATTCTTCACTGGGAATTCATGTGGATGAGTCTGAATTAGACCATTCTCGTCCCCTTTTATCATTCAG TTTTGGACAGTCTTCTATATTTTTACTTGGGGGCCTGAAGCGGGAAGAGGCCCCAACAGCGATGTTCATGCACAGCGGGGATATCATGGTGATGTCTGGCTTCAGCCGTCTGCTGTACCATGCTGTCCCCCGTGTCCTTCCCAACCCTGAAGGGACAGCTTTGCCTTCATGCCTCGACCAAGCACTTTCTTCAGACCTTCCTGTTGGCTCAGTCATTGAGCAAAGCTCTGATGAGGATTGGCAAGTCTGTGCTAAGTACTTGCAGTCTTCCCGTATCAACATGACTATTCGACAGGTGTTGGCTGAGGGTCAGAAATTTCCAGAGGAGTCTGGGACAGAGAGTCGGACACCCTCTGAAGACAGTCACCATCAGGAGAACAGCAGAGCCAAGAGACATAAACCAGATTTTGACAGCTGA
- the ALKBH1 gene encoding nucleic acid dioxygenase ALKBH1 isoform X2, with amino-acid sequence MVFRSQLSISSVSDQDARRAGLQPVSRWKAYGLSGYPGFIFIQNPFLPGCQRHWVKQCLKLYTQKPNVCNLDLHMAPEKTADLWGQSKEKLRRKGSSKCEPRSLLEKLRWVTLGYHYNWDTKKYSANHHTPFPSDLAFLSEQVAAACGFRGFQAQAGILNYYHFDSSLGIHVDESELDHSRPLLSFSFGQSSIFLLGGLKREEAPTAMFMHSGDIMVMSGFSRLLYHAVPRVLPNPEGTALPSCLDQALSSDLPVGSVIEQSSDEDWQVCAKYLQSSRINMTIRQVLAEGQKFPEESGTESRTPSEDSHHQENSRAKRHKPDFDS; translated from the exons ATG GTGTTCAGATCACAgctcagcatttcttcagtcAGTGACCAAGATGCCCgcagggcagggctgcagccagtgAGCCGGTGGAAAGCCTATGGCCTCAGTGGGTACCCAG GGTTTATTTTCATACAAAACCCTTTCCTTCCGGGCTGCCAGCGTCACTGGGTGAAACAGTGTCTCAAGCTTTACACCCAGAAACCCAATGTCTGCAACTTGGACCTGCACATGGCTCCTGAGAAGACTGCTGATCTGTGGGggcaaagcaaggaaaagctgAG aaggaaaggttCCAGTAAATGTGAGCCCAGAAGCTTACTGGAGAAGCTGCGCTGGGTGACCCTGGGTTACCATTACAATTGGGATACCAAG AAATACTCAGCAAATCACCACACTCCTTTCCCCTCAGACCTTGCATTCTTGTCAGAACAAGTGGCTGCAGCCTGTGGATTCCGGGGTTTCCAAGCCCAAGCAGGGATCTTGAACTATTATCACTTTGATTCTTCACTGGGAATTCATGTGGATGAGTCTGAATTAGACCATTCTCGTCCCCTTTTATCATTCAG TTTTGGACAGTCTTCTATATTTTTACTTGGGGGCCTGAAGCGGGAAGAGGCCCCAACAGCGATGTTCATGCACAGCGGGGATATCATGGTGATGTCTGGCTTCAGCCGTCTGCTGTACCATGCTGTCCCCCGTGTCCTTCCCAACCCTGAAGGGACAGCTTTGCCTTCATGCCTCGACCAAGCACTTTCTTCAGACCTTCCTGTTGGCTCAGTCATTGAGCAAAGCTCTGATGAGGATTGGCAAGTCTGTGCTAAGTACTTGCAGTCTTCCCGTATCAACATGACTATTCGACAGGTGTTGGCTGAGGGTCAGAAATTTCCAGAGGAGTCTGGGACAGAGAGTCGGACACCCTCTGAAGACAGTCACCATCAGGAGAACAGCAGAGCCAAGAGACATAAACCAGATTTTGACAGCTGA
- the SLIRP gene encoding SRA stem-loop-interacting RNA-binding protein, mitochondrial isoform X1, which translates to MAAARGAVRQGRRIFDIFVAEIPWTVSSKELKEYFSQFGSVQRCQLPFDKDTGFHKRYCWIKFSSPEEVQNVLQKDSHILEGTKLTLRQQQSRRHLQPKRESM; encoded by the exons atggcggcggcgcGCGGCGCGGTGCGGCAGGGACGGCGCATCTTCGACATCTTCGTGGCCGAGATTCCATGGACCGTGTCGAGCA aggagctgaaggaaTACTTCTCGCAGTTCGGCTCGGTGCAGAGGTGCCAGCTGCCCTTC GACAAAGACACAGGCTTTCACAAACGTTACTGCTGGATTAAATTCTCATCTCCAGAAGAGGTTCAGAATGTGCTTCAGAAGGATTCCCACATACTGGAAGGCACTAAG cTAACgctcagacagcagcaaagTAGAAGACACCTTCAACCAAAGAGAGAATCAATGTGA
- the SLIRP gene encoding SRA stem-loop-interacting RNA-binding protein, mitochondrial isoform X2 produces MAAARGAVRQGRRIFDIFVAEIPWTVSSKELKEYFSQFGSVQRCQLPFDKDTGFHKRYCWIKFSSPEEVQNVLQKDSHILEGTKVQQ; encoded by the exons atggcggcggcgcGCGGCGCGGTGCGGCAGGGACGGCGCATCTTCGACATCTTCGTGGCCGAGATTCCATGGACCGTGTCGAGCA aggagctgaaggaaTACTTCTCGCAGTTCGGCTCGGTGCAGAGGTGCCAGCTGCCCTTC GACAAAGACACAGGCTTTCACAAACGTTACTGCTGGATTAAATTCTCATCTCCAGAAGAGGTTCAGAATGTGCTTCAGAAGGATTCCCACATACTGGAAGGCACTAAG GTGCAGCAGTAA
- the SNW1 gene encoding SNW domain-containing protein 1, protein MALTSFLPAPTQLSQDQLELEERARAQRSRQTALVSSRREPPPYGYRKGWIPRTLEDFGDGGAFPEIHVAQYPLDMGRKKKMSNALAVQVDAEGKIKYDAIARQGQSKDKIIYSKYTDLVPKEVMNVDDPELQRPDEETIREITEKTRAALEKSVSQKIAAAMPVRAADKLAPAQYIRYTPSQQGVAFNSGAKQRVIRMVEMQKDPMEPPRFKINKKIPRGPPSPPAPVMHSPSRKMTVKEQQEWKIPPCISNWKNAKGYTIPLDKRLAADGRGLQTVHINENFAKLAEALYIADRKAREAVEMRAQVERKMAQKEKEKHEEKLREMAQKARERRAGIKTHVEKEDGEARERDEIRHDRRKERQHDRNLSRAAPDKRSKLQRNENRDISEVIALGVPNPRPSNEVQYDQRLFNQSKGMDSGFAGGEDEIYNVYDQPWRSGKDMAQNIYRPSKNVDKDMYGDDLEARIKTNRFVPDKEFSNSDRNARGRGRDGPVQFEEDPFGLDKFLEEAKQHGGSKRPSDSSRPKEHEHESKKRRKE, encoded by the exons ATGGCGCTCACCAG TTTTTTGCCAGCTCCAACCCAGTTGTCCCAAGACCAGCTCGAGCTAGAAGAAAGAGCGAGGGCGCAGAGATCCAGGCAGACTGCTCTGGTCTCATCACGAAGGGAGCCTCCCCCATACGGCTACCGGAAAGGATGGATACCGCGGACGTTAGAG gatTTTGGAGATGGAGGTGCTTTTCCAGAAATTCACGTGGCCCAATATCCATTGGATATGGGCCgaaagaagaaaatgtccaATGCTTTGGCTGTTCAAGtggatgcagaaggaaaaataaaatacgACGCAATTGCTCGACAAGGACAATCAAAGGACAAG ATTATTTACAGCAAGTACACAGACCTTGTGCCAAAAGAAGTTATGAACGTGGATGATCCTGAACTGCAAAGACCAGATGAGGAGACAATTAGAGAG ataaCAGAGAAGACGAGAGCAGCCTTGGAGAAATCAGTGTCCCAGAAAATCGCGGCCGCTATGCCAGTACGAGCAGCGGACAAACTGGCTCCTGCACAGTACATACG GTACACTCCATCTCAGCAAGGTGTTGCCTTCAACTCTGGAGCTAAACAGAGAGTTATTCGCATGGTGGAAATGCAGAAAGACCCCATGGAGCCTCCAAGATTCAA AATTAATAAGAAGATTCCACGTGGACCGccttctcctccagcacctGTGATGCACTCTCCTAGTAGAAAG ATGACTGTGAAAGAGCAACAAGAGTGGAAAATTCCTCCTTGCATTTCAAACTGGAAAAATGCAAAG GGTTACACCATCCCATTAGACAAGCGTCTGGCTGCAGATGGAAGAGGACTGCAGACTGTTCACATCAATGAAAACTTTGCCAAGCTTGCTGAGGCTCTCTATATAGCAGACAGAAAG GCTCGTGAGGCTGTGGAGATGCGTGCCCAGGTGGAGAGGAAAAtggctcagaaagaaaaagagaaacatgagGAAAAGCTCCGAGAAATGGCccagaaagcaagagaaaggagAGCAGGGATTAAAACCCACGTTGAAAAAG AGGATGGAGAAGCTCgagaaagagatgaaataagACATGACCGACGCAAAGAGAGACAGCACGACAGAAATCTCTCCAGAGCAGCTCCTGATAAAAG gtcaaagctgcagagaaatgaaaacagagatatCAGTGAAGTTATTGCGCTGGGCGTACCCAACCCCAGGCCATCTAATGAAGTCCAGTATGACCAGAGGCTGTTCAACCAGAGCAAG GGCATGGACAGTGGCTTTGCTGGAGGAGAGGATGAGATTTATAATGTTTATGACCAGCCTTGGAGAAGTGGCAAAGATATGGCTCAAAACATTTACAGACCAAGTAAAAATGTTGATAAGGATATGTATGGTGATGATCTGGAAGCTCGAATAAAGACCAacag GTTTGTTCCTGACAAAGAGTTTTCTAACTCTGATCGTAACGCCAGAGGAAGAGGCAGAGATGGACCAGTTCAATTTGAGGAGGATCCTTTTGGTTTGGACAAGTTCTTGGAAGAAGCTAAGCAACACGGTGGTTCTAAACGGCCATCTGATAGCAGCCGCCCTAAGGAACATGAGCATGAGAgcaaaaagaggaggaaggagtga